The sequence CTCGGCATCGGAGGGCGCGGCCTGGACATGCGCGGCCTTGTCATCGTGGAAGACCGCACCGCCGTCCGCGCGATGGAAACCGCGGTGAAGCGTTCCGAGCGCATGGCGGCGCTCGGCAAACTCGCGGGCGGCATCGCGCACGAGATCCGAAATCCGCTCGCCAGCCTTTCCGGCTCGATCCAACTGCTCTCGCGCGAGTTGTCGCTGGATGCGTTAAACCGCCAGCTCATGGACATCGTGCTTCGCGAGACCGACCGCGTGAATGCGCTGGTCAGCGACTTTCTCGCCTTCGCGCGGCCGGGAAAAAACAACGAATGCCTCGTTGACGCGCGCATCGTCGGAAACGAGGTTGTCACCATGCTCGCCGGCGAACCGGTGTGCCGCGACGGGCAGGTCAAGGTGCATGCCCTGCTGGACGAGCGCCTGTACGTGCGCGCCGATCCGAACAATTTGCGCCAGGTGCTGTGGAACCTGGCGGTCAATGCCGTGCAGGCGATGCCGGACGGCGGCGTCCTGACGCTGCGAGGCCGCGTGCGCGAGGAGCCGGTCGAGGGATTCGACGCGGACAAGATCGTGGAGCTGACCGTGACCGACACCGGGCTGGGCATCACCGAGGACGTCATGAGCGCGATCTTCGATCCGTTTTTCAGCACCAAGGATAACGGCACGGGCCTGGGCCTCACGATGTGCCACAACATCGTCGAGATGTATAAGGGGCGCGTTCTCGTCGACAGCCGGCCGGAGCGGGGCTCGCGTTTCACCGTTCAGTTGCCCGCCGCGCCGCGCGCCGGCGCGATCCGCCGGGAGGAATGACCCATGTCGAAGCCGCGCCTTCTGGTGGTCGACGACGAGCTTTCCATGCGGGAGTTCCTGCAGATCCTGTTCGTCAAGGAGGGCTTTGACGTCGTCGCCGCGGAGTCCGGTATCGCCGCCGTCAAGAAGCTCGCCGACGAGTCGTTCGACGTCGTGCTGACCGACCTCAAGATGCCCGGCATGTCCGGCATTGAGGTGCTGCGTTCGGCCAAGGAGCGCAATCCCGATGTCGCCGTCATCATGATCACGGCGTACGCCAGCCCCGAATCGGTGAACGAGGCGCTCGATCTGGGCGCGACGGACTACGTCAACAAGCCGTTTCGCGTGGACGATCTCAAGCACGTCGTCTCCGGCGCGCTCAACAAGCAACAGCTCGTTCGCGAAAATATCCGCCTGAAAGCCGAACTCGGCAGCCGCTACGGCTACGCCAACATCTTCGGCGCGCACCAGTCGATGCGCGAGGTGTACGAGATGATCAAGCGCGTTTCCACGACGCGCAGCAACATCCTCATCCTCGGCGAGACGGGCACGGGCAAGGAGCTTGTCGCCAAGGCGATCCACTTCAACAGTCCGCGATCGCCCGAACCGTTTGTTGTCGTGAATTGCGGCGCAATCCCCGAAACCCTGTGGGAGAGCGAGCTGTTCGGGCACAAACGCGGATCGTTTACCGGTGCGATCGCCGACAAGCGCGGATTGTTTCAATCCGCGCACAAGGGCACGCTCTTTCTCGACGAGGTCGGCGAGATGCCGGGCCCGATTCAGGTGAAATTGCTGCGCGCGATTCAGGAACGCACCGTGATGCCCGTCGGTGCCATGGCCCCGGAAGCCGTGGACGTGCGTATCATCGCGGCGACGAATCGCGTTCTCGAAAAGGAGGTCGAACAGGGGCAATTCCGCCAGGATCTCTACTATCGCCTCAACGTCATCGCCATCAACATTCCGCCGTTGCGCGATCGCGCGTCGGACATTCCGATGCTGGCGAACTACTTTCTCGAAAAGTTCGCGACCGAGTCCGGCAAGGACGTGCGCAAGATTTCCGAAGAGGCCATGTCGATCCTGAAGGTCTACGACTACCCCGGCAACGTGCGCGAGCTTGAAAATATCATGGAACGGGCCGTCACTCTGACACGGACCAACATCATATTGCCGGATTACCTCCCCCCGCGGATTCGCGCGCACTCCGCAAGCGGCGGCGGCGCGAGCGCCAACCTGTTGAACGTCCCGCCCGACGGGCTCGACCTCGACGCGCGCCTGGCCGACATCGAGCGCCTGCTGCTCACGCAGGCTCTCGAACACGCGGGCGGCGTCAAGACACGCGCCGCGCAGATGCTGCGCGTCACCTTCCGTTCGCTTCGCTACCGCCTGCAAAAACTCGGCATGGACGACGAGAGCGAGACGGCCGACGACAGCGAAGAAGCGGCCGCCTTGGCGCCGGACGATGACGGCGAAGCCTCCGCGTAGGTCCGGTCTCGAGGCCGCGGGCGACGCGGGCGCCCGCATCCTCCGGGCCGTTCGCGAAATTCCGCCAGGGCTCGTCGCGACGTACGGCGACATCGCACGGCGGGCGGGTCTGCCGCGCGGCGCCCGCATGGTCGGCCGTGTGCTCGCGCGGCTCCCGCGCGATACGGACGTCCCCTGGCATCGCGTGGTTCTCGCCGGGGGACGCTTGCCCGCCTTTGCCGATCCGGACGGGTGCCGCGAACACCAGCGGCGCCTCGCGGCCGAGGGCCTCGTCGTCGTGGACGGGCGGATCGCCGATCCGCCCCATGCCTTTCGCGAAGACGATCCTCGAATCTGGGATGAATGGGGACTGCGCCCGGCCGCGCCGGGCCGCGGTGCGGTCAAGCCGGCGTCGGACCGCGCGCAAGGGCCAGAATCGCGCGGTAGCGGCTCTCGCCGTCGTCCTCGAAATACTCGAACCTGAGCCCGTAGCCCGGCACGCGCCCCTGCGTCGTTGCCGACTCCGGCGAGACGACGTGCGCCACCTGCGCCATCGCGCGGATCTCCCCGGCACCGTTGTTCGTGCGCAATCGAATGGGCAACAGTTCGCCGAGCAGCGGGGGATTCTCGCTCACGACAAACATGCCGCCGTCGCCGATGTTTTGGGTGAACTCCTCGACAAGACGAACGCCGTCGCCCACCAGCGCCGCGAGATGCACCTCGTGACGGACAAGGCCAAGGCGATGATCGGTGAACCGCTCGGCGATCGACAACGCGTAATTTTTCAGGTGGTGCACACCCTCGGCGATCGCGACGCCCATTTCCATCGGCTCGTGCGGGGGAATGCGCGGCTCGATGCGGCGCGCGCGTCGCACGACGCCCGTCGCGGCCGTCCATCCGCGATCGGGAATATCGATACGCAGGTTGATCGCCGTCTCTTTGGGATACGCCTTACGCGCGAGAATGCGTATGCCTTCATGGGAAACATCGGCGGCAAAACCGATATGGTCCGTGTTGCCGTTGCCGAAATAGACGCGCGCATGCGCGGGGACACGCGGAGATTTTCGCCTTTCCTCGAGCACGGATCCCTCCCGAAACCGGTGTCTGGCGACGCGCTTGCCGATATTATATGGTCACCGGCGGAGAGCAAGATAATTCATGCGAAGAGCCACACGTTTTGTAACTATTGGAATCATCGTCGCTTTTATCCAACCCGTCCTGGCCGGGGATACGCATACGCTGGCGTCGGGTCCCCGCCCGGTCGCGGAATTTTTGCGCGAGGTCGCGCGGATCACCGGCAAGAATATCGTCTTCGACCCCAGGATTTCCGGCGAGATCGACCTTGTCGCCACGCGACCGATGACGGCCCCGGAAATCTGGCGCGTCGCGGTCAGCGCGCTCGACCTGAACGGCTACGCGCTCATCGAGCACGGCGCCGTTGTGCGCGTCGTGCCGCGATCGGAAGCGGCGACGCATGGCGGCCCCGTGCATGCGCCTCCATCCCCTCGCGCCGAGCCGTCCGACGAGATCGTCGCGGAGGTTTTCGAGTTGGCGCATATCGACGCGGCCCGCGCGACGCAGGCGGTGTCCGCGCTCGTCGGAAACGAGGGGCGCGTTGTCGCGGCGCCGGGCGGGAAGCGAATTGTCGTCGTCGATCGGCAGGCGAACGTTGAGCGCGTCCGCCGGATCATCGAGCGCGTCGATCGCGCGTCCGGGGAATCCGCGATAGTGGCGGTCCATCTCGAGCACGCCGATGCCGCGCGCGTCGCCGCGATCCTGACCGAGTTGTTCGCCAGGTCGGGCTCGCTTGCCGGCGGCGGATGCGACTGCAAGTTTACGCACGAGCCGCGTTCGAATTCCGTTATCGTTCGCGCACACGCGCTCGAAACGGAAGCGGCGAAACGGCTTGCCGAGTCGCTGGACCACACCGACGCGGCCGTGCGCATCGAGCGATTGTCGAACCTTTCGGCCGACGAGGCACGGAACTTGTTGCAGTCCATGGCCTACGGCGGGGGCGCGGCGGTCGCGCCGAACGTCTCGCCCGCGCCGTGACGCCGTATAAGCGTCGTGAGCCGCATGACGCGCCAGGCCGCGCTTTGCGGCCGAGGCTCACGCCGCCGCGCATTCGCTGTTTCCGCGCGGACCTGCTTGATGTAAAAGGTCCGCCCATGAAGCGCTGCCTGGCCACCATCCTCGTTTTTGCTTTTTCCGCCGCCGCTGCCGGGGCGCAAGCGCCGCCCGCCGCCGCGCCCGCCGCGACGCCCGTCGATACGCGATCGGCGGTTGGGCTCGTTGTGCGCGCCGAGTCCATTGGAGGCTACGATCCGGCCACGTTCCGGGAATGCGTGCGGCAATCGATCAACAATTCGCATCACCACTACGCGCGGCCGATCGAGCTTGAACCGGGGGAGCCCTTGCACCGATTCGCGCTCGTCGACGCGGGCCGTCGCGCGACCGTCGGCGACGTGATCTCCGTCGAGCTTCGGCGTGGCGCCGCGCAGCCGGTCGTCCTGGTCGAGCACGTCGACGTCGTTCGCAAGACCTCGCGGACAACGTCCTATCCGCTCGACGGGCGTTACGGTCGCGCCTGCGACGCGGCGTTCATCGGGGTGATCCAGCAGCTCTGGCCCGCGCCGAACGCCGAGGCTTCGAAATTTCTCGCCCTCGGCGACGCGGCCCGCGCGCAAAACGACGTCGACACGGCGATCGGGCGTTTCGCCCAGGCGATGGAGGCCGATCCGTCGTCGTGCGTTCCGCCGTGGCGCATCGCGCGCCTGTATCGCGACGCGGGATCGATGCAGGAGGCCGTGGAATGGTATCAGCACGCGATCAGCCGCGCGCGCGTCGATCCCACGATTTATCTCGAGGCCGCCGAAACGGCATCCGCGCTCGGCCACGAGGACGCCGCCGCGGATTACTATCAATTCGCGATCTCGAACGGCATGCGCATCCCGCTTGTTTTCAAGCTGGCCGCGGAGCATCAATTCCGGCGCGGTTTGTACGCGCTCGCGTCGCAGAGTCTCATGGACGCGCTCGAACTCGATCCGAACGACATCACGCACCTGCCGATGCTCGTCGCGTCGCTCGATCGCGAGGATCGATTTGCCGAGGCCGCGGTGTATCAGGAAAGGTTGAACCGCGCGGCGCCAAGTTTCGAGGGCACGGAAAGGCTCGCCCGTTTTTATGAACAGTCCGATAGCTTTGGCGAGGCGATCACGCCGCTTCGCCAGATGGTCGCCGCGGATCCGGATTCGCTGTCGCACCGGCGAAGGCTCGGGCGCGCGCTAGAAAAAAGCGGCCGTCTTCCCGAGGCACTCGACGTCTTTCAGACGATCCGCCAGGCGTCGCCGTACGATGCGGCGGCGCTGCGGGCGATCGGGCGTATCCGCTACCGCGAGAAAAAATACGCCGAGGCGATCGAGGCTTTCGCGGCGGCGCGCGCGCAAAATCCCTACGACACGGACGCAATGCGTCTCGAGGCCATGGCACGCGAGTTTTCCGGCGATGTCGATGGCGCGATGTCGAATTTCGCGGAGGCGCTTCGATTGGACAGCGAGGTTCGCGCGTCCGACGTCGTGCGTTATCTCGCACTCGCGCGCAAGCACGATCGCGTCGATACGGCGATCGCCGAACTCGATTCCATCGCCCGCGTGCATGACGCCGACGGCCGCCGCGTCATCGCCATGGCGGTCGTCGATCGCCTGGCGCAGGACGGCCGCGCCGGCGAGGCGGCCGCTTATCTCGAACGCCGCATTGACAATCTCGGCCGCTCTCCGGCGCCGTTCATCGCGCTCGGCGACCTGTTACTTCGCCAGGGCGACTTGGAGCGCGCCTACGACACCTATGTGCGGGCCGCGATCATTTTCTCCGACGCCCAGCTCCCGCTCTACGGCGCGTCCAAAATGCACGCGGCGGGTCATTTCGACAAGGCGCTTTCGCTCTACAATTATTCGATCGGCCGCGAACCGAACAACGTCCTCACCTTGCTGTCGCTTGTCGAGGTCATCATCCTTTCGGGCGGCAACCTCGATCTGGCGAACGTCTACATCAACAACGCGGACGCCCTGCCCAAATCGCCGGCGCAGTCGACGCAATTGCGTTTTCTGATGGTGATGTGGGGATACGCGACCGGCCGCGACGATTTCGCCCGCGTGCAGGCGGCGTGGCTCGCCGGTGAATATGAGAAGCGGCCGATCCGCCTGGAGATGCCGCACTGGCCCGCATGGATCGACGCGAACCTCACCGGCGCCGGGCATGCGCTCGCGCGTGATCTTCATGCCTTCCTGGGAGGAGGGCTGCCGATCGACGAATTCAAGTCACGGCACGGTTTGTAAGCGACGCCGCGGGATTTCGGCATTTTGTAGCCGCCCCCATCGCGCGCGAAATAGCGCGGCCTACGATGGTCCGGGGCGCAAAGGAGATGCCGATGACGGCCGCTACCGAAAAATCAACCCTGGTCCTGTCCATCATCCTCGCGTTCCTCGCGGCGGCGATTGTCGCGGGAATTGCCTGCGGCGATGACGATGACGACGACGACGAGCGGGATGATGACGAGGACGACATTCCCGGCGAGCAGGATGAGTTCGACGGCGACGACGATGACGATGACGACGATGGCGCCGGTGCGGATGACGACGCCGGGGCGGATGACGATACGGGCGAGGACGACATCATCGTCGACGTGTCCATCGATAGCTTCACGATGAGCCCGCCCGGCGCCACGATTCCCGAGGGCGGCACCGTGCGCTGGACCAACAACGACGCGACGGACCACACGGTCACCAGCGGCGCGCGCGGCGCCGGCGATGCCGGCGCGCTTTTCGATTCCGGATCGATTCCGCCAGGCGGCCAGTACCTCGTCACGTTCACGGCCGCCGGATCGTACGAATACCACTGCTCGATTCACGTCAACATGAACGGCTACACCGTGTTCGTCGATGCGTTGTGACGTATGGCGCGGCGCTACGGCGCGTCGCGCGCGTCGATCTCGCGAAGCCACGCGATAAAAGGCGCGAAGACTTCGTGCCGCGCGTTGGGGCCGATGAGCGGCGTCATGTGGCCGTAGCGGCCCCGCGTTCCGTGCGCGAGGCCAAGCCGGATGACGCGCGGTTTCGCCCGCGCGGCCGCGTCGGCGATCGCGAGCGCCCTCGCGGGCGGCACCGTGGGGTCGTCATCGCCGGCGATCACGCATACCGGAACGCGAATTCGCGCCGCGTCGAATTCGGCGGCGCCGTTTGCAAGAAACAGCGTGTCGGGCACCGGTTCGCGCAGATTGATCGTCGATCGGATGTGATCCTCGCCCGACAGATTTTCGTGCGCATGCCACCGGCTCGATCGCCCTGTCCACGCATAAACGGGCGCCATCGCGCGCTCGAACCAGAACGCGAACCTCTTGCGCAGATAATCGATGCGCGGATCAGGGGTGCGGCCCGTGCCCGGGGGCGGCGGCACGGACGGCGCCGCGATCCCCGTCGCCGACGCCACGCCTTCGGCCCCCTGCGCGAGCGCGTACGCGATCGTACCGCCCATCGAATGGCCGACAATATGCACCGCGCGCGCCCCGGTCACCTCGCGGATTTTCGCGATCGCCGCGGGTATATCGCGCACGACGTAATCCTCGAGGGTCCAGTTGAACTCGCGCGCGCGCCCGTAGCGCATGGGCTCGGATTCGCCCGCATGACGCAGATCGACCGAGAAGGACGCAAAGCCGGCGGCGGCGAGCTGCCGCGCGAGCGATCGGTCCTCGTCGAAATCGAAAACCATGTGATTGCCGCCCTTGCCATGAATCAGGAGCACGGGACGGCCCGCGCGCGAGGCGCCGGAGGGCGGACGGTATTCGTGGACGGCGATATGCAGGTGCTCCGTGGGGCGCACGGCATGCACGACGTCGGCGCGGCGGTCGATCACCCACGTTCGCCAGGCGAGCCAGGCCAAAAAGCGCAGCAGAACAACCGCGCCCGCGAGGTAAACCGCGATTCGAAGGAGGGTGAGGATCACATCCCGCCCACGGGCGAGTTCATTGCGATTTCGAGGCGGACGACTTGCGCTGCCGCGCGCGCCGGATGATGTCAGCCACGTCTTTCACCTGCACGGGCTTGGCGAGCACGTCGTCCGCGCCGAGCTCGCGAAACCGGTCGGCGTTGGCCGGATCGACAAACGCGCTGATCACCGCGATATGGGCCGAGCGCGCGGTTTCGAGGGCCCGGACGTTTCGCAAGAATTCCATGCCGTCGGTTTTCGGCATCATGTAGTCGAGGATGATCAGGTCGGGCGTGCTCGAACCCAGGCGCACCAGCGCCTCGAGCCCGTTCCAGCACCAATCCGTGGTGCAGTTTTCACACGCGCGCTCGACGATCTGCTTGAGCAGTTCGGCGTCAACCTCGTTGTCCTCGACGATCAGGACGGAAATCGGCTCAGTGGGTGCCATCACGCTTTCAATCCTTTTTCGCGCATGGAGCGCCGCTTGATTTCTATCAGTTTCAATTCGCGCGCGGCCTCGTCATTCATGGGATTCAGGCGATGCGCGGCTTTGAAGTGCGTCTCCGCGAGCCCCAGCATGTTTTCCGATTTCAGGATCTGTCCCAGATATAAGTGAGCCAAGTCGTTGTGGTCGTCAAGCGTGATCGCGCGCTTGAGCATCTCCTTGGCGCGCGCGGACACGTCGAGTCCCGACTGCGGCGAACCCACCTGGATCGCGTAGGCCAGCATCACGAGCGTCTCCGACGATTCCGGATTTTCCGCGACGGCCGCTTCGAGCATCGGGATCGCGCGTAACCAATCGCGCGCGGCATAAGCCTCGCGCGCCTCGCGGAGGCGTCCATCAAACGCGTCCCGAACCCGCGCCGCCGCCTTCGGCCGCGGCTCGGGAGCGGTCGCCTTGGGTTCCGGGCGCGCGGTTTCGGTCTCGAAGGTCATGGCCTTGCCAACGGCGAGCAAAAACGCGAGGCGGATCACGTCGTCCGCGGTGTCGGGAAATTTTTCCGCGAATTCCACAGGGCGCACGCCGTCGAGCCTCGCCGCCAGCCGCTGTTGTGCGGTAGACAGACCGAGACGTTGCGCAAAATCCGCGAACGCGCCGGTCTTGCGTAGCGGCTGATCGATCTTTCCGTTGCGCTCCAGTGTCTCCCAGGCCGTTTGGGGCTTGAGCACGGTCAGCACGCCCTCGCGTACGAAATCGGCGATGGCGACGTTGAGCGGCGTTTCGTCCAGGTCGCCAAGCGGTTCGACGCGAAATTCGAAATAGCCGTCGAGCCAACCGGGCGTGAACAGGGCGAAGACCTTTTCCATGCGGTGATGCCCGAGCAGGCGCGCCATCTCGTCCTCGTTAAGAACACCGAGCTGCACGAGGATCTCGCCCTGGCGCCGCGAGCTGTTCTTGGCGCGCTCCAGCGTCGCGGCATTTTCCGAGGGCGTGATTTTTCCCTCGCGGACGAGAAAGCGCCCGAAGGAATCCTCACGGATAAAATTCGTGTACACGTTCACGATACGACCGCGTTCGACGGGTATCTTCATCTTCTTGCGGTCCTGCTTGATGCGCAGATTCCCCGTTGCCTGCTCGCCGACGATGGCCAGGAGCGCCTTGGCGGCGTTGACCGGCGTCAGGCGTCCGCGAAACGGCGTCGCGGCGGCCGGCGCGCTTGCGTCGTCGTCGCGCAGCGGTCCCTCGGCCTCCTCCATGAACGAGGTGGGGCGCTCCTCGGACTCCAGCCACCGCGTCACCGCGGAATAGAGCTTCGTCTGATCCAGCGGCAGGGTGATGTAGTCGTCCGCCTCGACGCGTTGATGCACGCCGCTGCCCACCTGCGGCGGCCGGCGATAGGCCATGAGCAGAAAGGGGATCCCCGCGAGGACTTCGTGGCTCTTGAAAAGCCGCGCGAGCTCGGTGCCGCTGATGACGGGTAACGACGCGTTCGCGATGATGAGATCGGGCTTGAACTGCGTTGTGAAAGTGACCGCCTGGCGCGCGTCGTCGCAGGTCTTCGCCGTGTATTTCATCTCCTGCAAAAACACGACGAGCTTTCGGGCCGCTTCCGGCGAACTTTCCACGACAAGTATTTTTTTGGGCACAGGCCGCCTCGGTCTATTTGGATGCCGGTATCTTCTATCGACCGGCGCTCGCGCGGTCAACCCGCATGACGCGCCGCGTCGATGGCCTTACGTTATTTTCGGGCGTTCGGCGCCGATGACTTCGCGAGTCCCGGATCGCGTGTTAGACAAATCGCCAGCCATGTCCAACACGCCAAATTGCAAATCGCCGCGCCGGCGCCGGCGCGTCCTCGCCGCCCTGGGAGTCGTCGCCGCGATCGCCGCGTTTGTCGCGTATTTTGCGGTGGACGCCTATTTTCGCAAACATCCCCGCGTGGGTTTTCATGTCGTTTCCGCGAACTTCAACCGGCTGCCGTCGTCGCTTCGGGCATCCCCGCGCGTTCAGGGCATCGTGTCAAGATACGTTTCCTCATTCACCGACGCGACGGAGCCAAGGGAGGTCGGTCTGATGCGAGAATGGGAACGGGATGGCACTTACATCGTGGTGGCGTTCGGCGATTCGACCACCGCCGCGGTCAACATCTCCGGTTCGCCCTGGTGGCCGGAAATCCTCCAGGCCTTGATGACGCGGGCGCTTGAAAAACCGGTGCGTGTCGTCAATGCGGGCATCCCCGGCACGAGCGTGC is a genomic window of bacterium containing:
- a CDS encoding MGMT family protein, with the translated sequence MTAKPPRRSGLEAAGDAGARILRAVREIPPGLVATYGDIARRAGLPRGARMVGRVLARLPRDTDVPWHRVVLAGGRLPAFADPDGCREHQRRLAAEGLVVVDGRIADPPHAFREDDPRIWDEWGLRPAAPGRGAVKPASDRAQGPESRGSGSRRRPRNTRT
- a CDS encoding alpha/beta hydrolase, with the translated sequence MILTLLRIAVYLAGAVVLLRFLAWLAWRTWVIDRRADVVHAVRPTEHLHIAVHEYRPPSGASRAGRPVLLIHGKGGNHMVFDFDEDRSLARQLAAAGFASFSVDLRHAGESEPMRYGRAREFNWTLEDYVVRDIPAAIAKIREVTGARAVHIVGHSMGGTIAYALAQGAEGVASATGIAAPSVPPPPGTGRTPDPRIDYLRKRFAFWFERAMAPVYAWTGRSSRWHAHENLSGEDHIRSTINLREPVPDTLFLANGAAEFDAARIRVPVCVIAGDDDPTVPPARALAIADAAARAKPRVIRLGLAHGTRGRYGHMTPLIGPNARHEVFAPFIAWLREIDARDAP
- a CDS encoding response regulator, giving the protein MMAPTEPISVLIVEDNEVDAELLKQIVERACENCTTDWCWNGLEALVRLGSSTPDLIILDYMMPKTDGMEFLRNVRALETARSAHIAVISAFVDPANADRFRELGADDVLAKPVQVKDVADIIRRARQRKSSASKSQ
- a CDS encoding PilZ domain-containing protein is translated as MLEERRKSPRVPAHARVYFGNGNTDHIGFAADVSHEGIRILARKAYPKETAINLRIDIPDRGWTAATGVVRRARRIEPRIPPHEPMEMGVAIAEGVHHLKNYALSIAERFTDHRLGLVRHEVHLAALVGDGVRLVEEFTQNIGDGGMFVVSENPPLLGELLPIRLRTNNGAGEIRAMAQVAHVVSPESATTQGRVPGYGLRFEYFEDDGESRYRAILALARGPTPA
- a CDS encoding sigma-54 dependent transcriptional regulator encodes the protein MSKPRLLVVDDELSMREFLQILFVKEGFDVVAAESGIAAVKKLADESFDVVLTDLKMPGMSGIEVLRSAKERNPDVAVIMITAYASPESVNEALDLGATDYVNKPFRVDDLKHVVSGALNKQQLVRENIRLKAELGSRYGYANIFGAHQSMREVYEMIKRVSTTRSNILILGETGTGKELVAKAIHFNSPRSPEPFVVVNCGAIPETLWESELFGHKRGSFTGAIADKRGLFQSAHKGTLFLDEVGEMPGPIQVKLLRAIQERTVMPVGAMAPEAVDVRIIAATNRVLEKEVEQGQFRQDLYYRLNVIAINIPPLRDRASDIPMLANYFLEKFATESGKDVRKISEEAMSILKVYDYPGNVRELENIMERAVTLTRTNIILPDYLPPRIRAHSASGGGASANLLNVPPDGLDLDARLADIERLLLTQALEHAGGVKTRAAQMLRVTFRSLRYRLQKLGMDDESETADDSEEAAALAPDDDGEASA
- a CDS encoding tetratricopeptide repeat protein, producing MKRCLATILVFAFSAAAAGAQAPPAAAPAATPVDTRSAVGLVVRAESIGGYDPATFRECVRQSINNSHHHYARPIELEPGEPLHRFALVDAGRRATVGDVISVELRRGAAQPVVLVEHVDVVRKTSRTTSYPLDGRYGRACDAAFIGVIQQLWPAPNAEASKFLALGDAARAQNDVDTAIGRFAQAMEADPSSCVPPWRIARLYRDAGSMQEAVEWYQHAISRARVDPTIYLEAAETASALGHEDAAADYYQFAISNGMRIPLVFKLAAEHQFRRGLYALASQSLMDALELDPNDITHLPMLVASLDREDRFAEAAVYQERLNRAAPSFEGTERLARFYEQSDSFGEAITPLRQMVAADPDSLSHRRRLGRALEKSGRLPEALDVFQTIRQASPYDAAALRAIGRIRYREKKYAEAIEAFAAARAQNPYDTDAMRLEAMAREFSGDVDGAMSNFAEALRLDSEVRASDVVRYLALARKHDRVDTAIAELDSIARVHDADGRRVIAMAVVDRLAQDGRAGEAAAYLERRIDNLGRSPAPFIALGDLLLRQGDLERAYDTYVRAAIIFSDAQLPLYGASKMHAAGHFDKALSLYNYSIGREPNNVLTLLSLVEVIILSGGNLDLANVYINNADALPKSPAQSTQLRFLMVMWGYATGRDDFARVQAAWLAGEYEKRPIRLEMPHWPAWIDANLTGAGHALARDLHAFLGGGLPIDEFKSRHGL
- a CDS encoding response regulator — protein: MPKKILVVESSPEAARKLVVFLQEMKYTAKTCDDARQAVTFTTQFKPDLIIANASLPVISGTELARLFKSHEVLAGIPFLLMAYRRPPQVGSGVHQRVEADDYITLPLDQTKLYSAVTRWLESEERPTSFMEEAEGPLRDDDASAPAAATPFRGRLTPVNAAKALLAIVGEQATGNLRIKQDRKKMKIPVERGRIVNVYTNFIREDSFGRFLVREGKITPSENAATLERAKNSSRRQGEILVQLGVLNEDEMARLLGHHRMEKVFALFTPGWLDGYFEFRVEPLGDLDETPLNVAIADFVREGVLTVLKPQTAWETLERNGKIDQPLRKTGAFADFAQRLGLSTAQQRLAARLDGVRPVEFAEKFPDTADDVIRLAFLLAVGKAMTFETETARPEPKATAPEPRPKAAARVRDAFDGRLREAREAYAARDWLRAIPMLEAAVAENPESSETLVMLAYAIQVGSPQSGLDVSARAKEMLKRAITLDDHNDLAHLYLGQILKSENMLGLAETHFKAAHRLNPMNDEAARELKLIEIKRRSMREKGLKA